The genomic region GATAAACTTGACTGGAGTCAACCCACGAAATATTAACACAAGTTATATCTGTTTCTAGATGTCTAGTAATACAAGATAAACTTTATAGAGACTCCATGTATGAGAAGAAAACCCAAGGGGTTCAGAGCAAATTCTCTGTTTTTCCCCTTTTCTTGTTTAGGTATTTTCGTACTTCATGAACTGGACAATGGTATGTAGCAGTTTCTGCTTTGCTTGTCTGTTCATTCAAATATTAATTCTTGGGTTTCCTGATTGCAGGTGGAATACAAAGATCAGTCTTCTGGTCAGACTCAGCTTGCATTGGCTGAGGCTCCAAATGAGGCCCTTCCTCTTAATTGCAGACCTAATTTTGGTGCTGCATGGTTGACCAAAGATAAATTCAAGGTATCTTGTAAGGCCTTTCAATTGCTTACGCTGTGGTCGGCATAAAAATcgtttttgaattttggttgaaactAATATATATGAATATCATTTTTACCATGGAGGTAACATCATAGTTGAACATTACGGTTCTTTAACTCCGTGATagaattttcttaatttctcaTGTTTGTTAGGTCAATGAAACTTATGACTGCTGGTACACGAATGGCATTTCCAAAGTTAGCTTATATCATGATGGTTTCTTCAGTTGCCAAGCTAAAGATCCGTCTATATTTGAGATGATTAGAAGATATCGCATCCTGTGAGCAaactaacttttttcttatttcttttagCTTATCAGTTTGTATATTGTTTCATGGACTAAATTAGTTCCAAAATGTGAGTGTTTAGATAACTGCACTTAATCACATAAATATGTTAGGATAGCCTTTCTAAATAGATTGCTTATCTCAAAAAGAAGGTAATATATCAGCATGGATGGATATATTGGTTCCGAAAACATGGAGATAATATcataaaaattcaagaaacgATATGTGAAAGTTCCAAATGAAATTCCGATCTACTATCTGATTAGAACAGTGTGATGGGTGAGGTGGTTTAGGCGAAGTCAATATGGTATGCGTATGATTActtgtattttaaaattttaaatacataCAAGCCACAGCTTTCTTATCAAAAGAAGCACTTGGATGCTGCATACCTGTAAAAAAGGTTCTGTGGAACCATGACAGCAGAAGAAAACTTGTAGAAGGAAAATATCTTTCATGCTTCTGCTTGCACTACATTGGCACATAGTTTCATAAAATCTGAAGGAATGGAGGGAGTATTTGTGTTGCAAATCTGAAAAATAGAGGACAGCACCTTCGTTGTCACTGTTATATAGTGCATGTACTCTCTCATCATGATTGTTCCCTACAAAAGAGTTTTAGTCTCGTCCACTCTCTTTTTTCCATGTCAATCTATTGCATTTACATTTGTTACTTGTGTAGCCAGGCCATCTGTTTAGCGACATGATTGTTCCAACCTTTTCATAATCTCTAGTGTTTACTGTACCGTGTAAATTTATTTGTAGCTTTATCCACATTATTATTCACTCCCATAGGAGATAATCTTAACTAGTCCAACAATTCTCTCTTGGGCGATGGTAGTATTTTTAATGTTCCAGAGTCCAGACTATCCCGATGTTCTTTCTTCTATAGACCATTATACCAATCAACAATTTCTTCTTATTTAGGAAAACTTTATCCTGATAGTAGTATGTAGAGGATTAAGTGGAAACAGTTGTGATGCTATCTTTTGTTGAAGGCTTTTGACAACGCACTAAACCATTGTAACCcgcctttctttttctttcctcttcctgTCATCTCTGATAAAAATTAGACAAAGaaggaatttaattctattaagctaaaatgaaaaatagagACACTATGTCTCTGTTCTGATAATGGAGTAGAACTTGATTAAAGCCTCTgtttatgttttgtgttttgtatttTGTTCTTGTATGGTATTACTTAGTAATGGTGTCTCTTATATTTCAGGGCGACGAAGATTTTACACTCCTGGATTGTCAGCCAGAAACGAGGCGGGTTTTGGAGGTGGGAAACGATAGCTGGAGTTATTAGTGGGTTTTTAACTTCTTTTATCTCCATAATCTTTGTTAGACTCCTGCAGCAAATGAAATTTAGGTTGCCTCAGATTTTAGCCGCAAGAGTGCTTACTACCGGCTTCAGGCGCACTTGTTTACTTGTGGTATACATTTCTTTTGCGGGTTGGCTGGCTATCCAGTATGGGAAAAGGCTTGGCCTCCCGGAGATGATCATACATTTTAAGAACTCTTGAGAAGTAGGCAGCACAGTTTTTTGAAAAGTTGTAATTCCATTTTTGTCTGCAAGGGGTCGGTCTTGGATTCTACAGATTTGGAGTTGCAGCGACGGAGTGTATCATTCATTCTCTGTACAATGATATACAAATGACGATTGAGTGGGCACCGAGTGCGCTTAGTCATCGTCTTCGTCTTGTTGGAtagaagcatatatatatatatatatatatatattgagctAAGGTAGATATTGTATACTATAGGTAACTTACATGGAGGTAAAAGAGTGATAATCTTATATGTGGTTTGTGAAAAGTGTCTCACAGAATTGAATCTATTTTTCaacattgaaatttgaataatcttttgttttatgttttatttgggCTACCTTGTTAAAATTTCAGACAATAATACTGCTGATGAATTGTTCAAGAGCTACAAAGCTCTTACTAGAAGCCTCTACTCGACATCCGAACATAGGGTGTGGTTTGTGATTTGAATTCATCAAATAATCGCAAGTGGCTCTCTATAACAACGGTGGAGAGGAGTGTTGTCCTTGCACTACAGTGTGCGTCCTTAATCTAAcatctattgtttgacaaaaaaaattaaataataaataatcaGATAATCAatcatattttaaatttaaatcaataaatttacttgatttaaattaaaactaatcgAAGAATTAATAAAGAGAATTCCTTAATTAATTTTAGTCAAATGTCGACACATGTCACTTTTGATGACTCGTCTAGTTTTGATGAGTCACGTGCCTTGTGCACGATATGTGAGACTCATGGTGCGTGCCACGGAAGCCTTGACATGTCGAAATTTAATGTATAATTGAACATTTATTTCATCAAAATTATGATGTTTAGAGGTCTCTGCTCCAATTGAAAAACTATGGATGAATTATCTTCTGAACGAAGAGAGAATAATCAACACTTGGAGGTGAATCACATTATATATGGAAGAAAGTATTTGGAGAATTTGTGGCAAAGCACACATTTGAAGGTAATTTCAATTTGAAGAAAACCATCAGAAATGATTTATAAGTGTAGGCCCATGATTTTCTAAGGACAAAGTAAGGTTGATTCAAATACCGTTACCTTAGAAGTTTGACCATGGACTCATAGAAGTTTGACCTTTGGAAAACCATCCAACCCGTAAGACGTGGCATTCGttctaagtgaaattacaattattaaccacaatgaGCATCCATCAATTTACATGTGGCATTCCAAGAAATTGCATccaattacttatctaaacatcctaataaTGATCAAACATCGAGATACAGAGATAGTTTAAACACAGTGATTcacaattcaaagtatgcatatGTAACGACCC from Pyrus communis chromosome 4, drPyrComm1.1, whole genome shotgun sequence harbors:
- the LOC137732243 gene encoding uncharacterized protein isoform X1, producing MDSEEVSAKGSVANLILRWSLGLLFLIVAFFSLSLLVAFVAVFVANSSIPSSISVSSQCRIVSSSVDLKSSKVCELGLFNYKAKHVFYPFQGRRFRCRYDYYWASIFKVEYKDQSSGQTQLALAEAPNEALPLNCRPNFGAAWLTKDKFKVNETYDCWYTNGISKVSLYHDGFFSCQAKDPSIFEMIRRYRILATKILHSWIVSQKRGGFWRWETIAGVISGFLTSFISIIFVRLLQQMKFRLPQILAARVLTTGFRRTCLLVVYISFAGWLAIQYGKRLGLPEMIIHFKNS